The following nucleotide sequence is from uncultured Roseateles sp..
CAATACCCAGCATGCCCAGCGCCACCGAATTGATCGACTTCCTCGAGGGGCCGGCTGCCGTCGCGCGCCTGTGCCGGGTGAAGCCACCGAGCGTCAGCGAGTGGCGCGAACGCGGCATCCCAGACGGTAAGCTCATTCGCCTGGCGCCGGTGATCGAACGCCGGCGCAACAGCAAGTACCGCCGCTGGGACTTGTTCCCGACCGACTGGCACGAGATCTGGCCCGAGCTGGTGGGCACCGAGGGCGCGCCGCCTGTTCCGGCGCCGCGCCCAGCGGAAGAGGCGCTGCATGCGTGACGCCGCGCTGCCCCTGAAGTTTCTACCCACCCGCCGATTCAACGCCGGCGGTGCTGCCCTGCAGGCCACAAACCTGCGGGCACGTCTTTCCTCCCTGGGTGTGCAGTCGGCACTCCGGCGGGCGGGTGGGCTTTTATTCGTTCTCATCGCGCTCTCTCCCTCTTTGCTTGTGCTGCAAGTCTCGGCGGCAGGGGCGCGTTCGTCCATCCGAACAGTTATGCGGAGTTCGTAACACCATGAATGTGCTGGACGCGGCCTATTGGACCGGCCAAAAGTATCCGGGTGGCGCCGAGGGGCTGGCCCTTCGCATGGGCCGCCCGAACCTCAGCGATGAGCTGAACCCGAATCGCAAGTCAGCCAAGCTGGGCTTGCATGACTCGGTGGTCATGCAGGTGATGGCCCGCGACTACCGGATCTTGCACGCCATGGCTGCCGAGCTGGGCCATATGGCCGTGCCGCTGCCGGATCTGGCCGAGGGCGAGGCACCAGGCGCAGCGCAGGTGGCGCTGGTGGCGCAAGACTTCGGCAAGCTGATGCAAGAGGTGGCCGAAGA
It contains:
- a CDS encoding phage regulatory CII family protein yields the protein MNVLDAAYWTGQKYPGGAEGLALRMGRPNLSDELNPNRKSAKLGLHDSVVMQVMARDYRILHAMAAELGHMAVPLPDLAEGEAPGAAQVALVAQDFGKLMQEVAEDAADNQISDNELARLERRAGELIAHVQLMLKNFANLNAAAKVRQAGES